One genomic region from Reichenbachiella ulvae encodes:
- the nqrF gene encoding NADH:ubiquinone reductase (Na(+)-transporting) subunit F — translation MSFIIITSIVAFTLVILLLVFILLFAQSKLVQSGDVNIVINGDESSPVVASAGSTLLSTLSAQKIFLPSACGGGGTCAMCKCKVLDGGGDVLPTEVGHLNRTEQKENVRLACQVKVKQDMNIEIPEEIFGIKKWECEVVSNYNVATFIKAFIVKLPEGETLDFEAGGYIQVDVPPVEVDFSKDIDIKPDPSDPAGPDKFKEDWDKFGLWDLKMKNDEEVFRAYSMANHPAEGNIVMLTIRIATPPWDREKNQWMDVNPGICSSYVFSRKPGDKVTISGPYGEFFIKETNAEMIYVGGGAGMAPMRSHLFHLFHTLKTGRKVTYWYGGRSKRELFYIDDFRQIEKEFPNFQFEVVLSDPLPEDNWTEKKDMDDTEGDGFLGFVHNAVIEQQLKKHDSPEDIEFYFCGPPMMNQAVLKMCDDWGVPPENVSFDDFGG, via the coding sequence ATGTCCTTTATCATAATCACTTCAATAGTCGCCTTCACACTCGTGATTCTTCTATTGGTTTTTATACTTCTTTTTGCCCAGTCTAAGCTGGTGCAATCGGGTGATGTAAACATCGTAATCAATGGCGATGAAAGCAGCCCAGTCGTAGCTTCAGCGGGTTCTACGCTATTGAGCACGCTTTCAGCACAAAAAATATTCTTGCCTTCTGCCTGTGGTGGAGGGGGTACTTGCGCCATGTGTAAGTGTAAAGTACTAGACGGTGGCGGAGATGTACTACCTACTGAGGTAGGTCACCTGAACCGTACAGAACAAAAGGAAAACGTAAGATTGGCATGTCAGGTGAAAGTAAAGCAGGACATGAACATCGAAATACCTGAAGAAATCTTCGGTATCAAGAAGTGGGAATGCGAGGTAGTTTCTAACTACAACGTGGCAACCTTCATCAAGGCTTTCATCGTGAAGCTGCCAGAAGGCGAAACGCTTGATTTCGAAGCGGGTGGATACATCCAGGTAGATGTACCTCCTGTAGAAGTAGATTTCAGCAAGGACATTGACATCAAACCAGACCCAAGCGATCCAGCTGGTCCGGACAAGTTCAAAGAGGATTGGGATAAATTCGGTCTGTGGGACTTGAAAATGAAAAATGATGAGGAAGTATTCCGTGCTTACTCCATGGCCAACCACCCTGCAGAAGGGAACATCGTGATGTTGACCATTCGTATCGCAACTCCTCCTTGGGATAGAGAAAAGAATCAATGGATGGATGTGAATCCAGGTATCTGTTCTTCTTATGTATTCTCTAGAAAACCAGGAGACAAAGTAACTATCTCTGGTCCTTATGGTGAATTCTTCATCAAAGAGACTAACGCAGAAATGATCTACGTAGGTGGTGGTGCTGGTATGGCTCCAATGAGATCTCACCTTTTCCACCTATTCCACACCTTGAAGACTGGTAGAAAAGTAACTTACTGGTACGGTGGTAGATCTAAAAGAGAGTTGTTCTACATCGATGACTTCAGACAAATCGAAAAGGAATTCCCTAACTTCCAGTTCGAAGTAGTATTGTCTGATCCACTTCCAGAAGATAACTGGACAGAGAAAAAAGACATGGACGATACTGAAGGAGACGGTTTCTTAGGATTTGTTCACAATGCAGTAATTGAGCAGCAGTTGAAGAAGCATGATTCTCCAGAAGATATCGAATTCTACTTCTGTGGACCTCCAATGATGAACCAGGCGGTATTGAAAATGTGTGACGACTGGGGCGTGCCTCCAGAAAACGTATCATTTGACGATTTCGGTGGATAA
- a CDS encoding radical SAM protein: MRLVHHPILCNYYVTYRCNAKCGFCDIWERPSPYVTYEQVEQNLKSLKKLGVKVIDFTGGEPLLHRDIDRFVHLAKELGFITTLTTNTLLYPKYAEKLKGNVDMLHFSLDTADQAKHDEMRGVACYDHVMQSIQIAQSLDERPDILMTVFEENIGDIETLYQQVCLPNNLVLILNPAFDYNEVETGQQLSPKSLDILKKWGKKKNIYINGGFLKLRKEGGNQTTNPICKAASTTIVISPENELILPCYHLGQQSFPIEGKLEEIYQSQEAQKLIALEGRLPECQGCTINCYMQPSFAVNVNKYFWSALPSTLKYNRMKGTWKALL, encoded by the coding sequence TTGCGACTGGTTCACCATCCCATATTGTGCAACTACTACGTGACCTATCGCTGCAATGCGAAATGTGGATTTTGTGACATTTGGGAAAGGCCCTCTCCCTATGTAACCTATGAGCAAGTAGAACAAAACCTAAAGTCACTCAAAAAGCTCGGCGTTAAGGTCATTGACTTCACCGGTGGAGAACCATTGCTACATAGAGACATCGATCGCTTTGTGCATTTGGCCAAGGAGCTCGGCTTCATCACGACCCTCACCACCAACACCCTACTCTACCCCAAATACGCCGAAAAGCTGAAAGGAAACGTAGACATGCTGCATTTCAGCCTGGACACTGCCGATCAGGCTAAACATGATGAAATGCGCGGGGTTGCCTGCTACGATCACGTGATGCAATCCATCCAGATCGCCCAATCTCTGGACGAAAGACCCGACATATTGATGACGGTCTTTGAAGAAAACATCGGAGACATAGAAACGCTATATCAGCAAGTGTGCCTGCCCAACAATCTGGTCTTGATCCTAAATCCAGCTTTCGATTACAACGAAGTGGAAACCGGGCAGCAGCTGTCTCCCAAAAGCCTTGACATCTTAAAAAAGTGGGGAAAGAAAAAGAACATCTACATCAATGGAGGCTTTCTAAAACTGAGGAAAGAAGGTGGTAATCAAACCACCAACCCCATATGCAAAGCAGCCAGCACCACGATTGTCATCAGTCCAGAAAATGAATTGATCCTCCCCTGCTATCATTTGGGGCAGCAAAGCTTCCCAATCGAAGGCAAGCTCGAAGAAATCTATCAATCACAAGAAGCCCAAAAACTCATCGCACTTGAGGGCCGGTTGCCCGAGTGCCAGGGCTGCACCATCAACTGCTACATGCAACCCAGCTTCGCCGTGAATGTGAATAAGTATTTTTGGTCAGCACTACCCAGCACGCTCAAATACAACCGGATGAAAGGGACCTGGAAGGCACTTCTTTAA
- the pyrF gene encoding orotidine-5'-phosphate decarboxylase: MTRAQLFEQIQKKQSFLCVGLDTDLNKIPAHLLDTEDPVFEFNKQIIDATKDLAVAYKPNIAFYEAMGAEGWVSLEKTINYIPKEIFTIADAKRGDIGNTSKLYARAFFEKMDFDSVTVAPYMGSDSVKPFLDFKEKWVILLGVTSNEGGKDFQFLQADGKPLYQHVMAKSKEWGTADNMMYVVGATRPEYLSDIRKTIPDHFLLVPGVGAQGGDLQEVCKYGMNAECGLLINSTRGIIYASNGEDFAEKAREEAKKLQGEMATLVQSI; the protein is encoded by the coding sequence ATGACCCGAGCACAACTATTCGAACAGATACAAAAAAAGCAGTCCTTTTTATGTGTGGGACTGGATACAGACTTGAATAAAATTCCCGCTCATCTATTGGATACAGAGGATCCGGTATTTGAGTTCAACAAGCAGATCATCGATGCTACAAAGGATTTGGCAGTGGCCTACAAGCCTAACATCGCTTTTTATGAAGCAATGGGTGCAGAGGGCTGGGTTTCTTTGGAGAAAACCATCAATTATATTCCCAAAGAAATTTTTACTATCGCAGATGCCAAACGTGGAGATATAGGTAATACCTCAAAGCTCTACGCCAGAGCCTTCTTTGAGAAAATGGATTTTGATTCGGTGACCGTAGCGCCATACATGGGTTCTGACTCTGTCAAACCTTTTTTGGATTTCAAAGAAAAGTGGGTGATTCTGCTCGGTGTTACCTCTAACGAAGGAGGTAAAGATTTTCAGTTTTTGCAGGCGGATGGCAAGCCACTGTATCAACATGTGATGGCAAAATCTAAGGAATGGGGCACCGCTGACAATATGATGTATGTAGTAGGTGCTACCCGACCCGAATACCTCAGCGATATACGCAAGACCATCCCAGATCACTTTTTGCTAGTGCCAGGTGTGGGTGCTCAGGGGGGGGATTTGCAGGAGGTATGCAAATACGGTATGAACGCAGAATGTGGGCTTTTGATCAATTCTACCCGAGGGATCATTTATGCTTCCAATGGTGAGGATTTTGCTGAGAAGGCGAGAGAAGAAGCGAAGAAGCTTCAGGGGGAAATGGCTACTCTAGTACAGAGTATTTAG
- a CDS encoding dipeptidase: MESIKYIEENKQRFLDELFELLRIPSVSADSKFKGDVRKAAEFLKANFEKIGADNVEICETAGHPIVYAEKIIDPSKPTILVYGHYDVQPADPYELWDSPPFEPVLKDERIYARGACDDKGQMYMHVKAFEAMVACDELPCNVKFMIEGEEEVGSDNLGVFVAENREKLKSDVIVISDTSIISNEHPSITVGLKGLSYLQVEVTGPNRDLHSGVYGGGVANPINTLCDMIASLMDDKGRITIPGFYDKVVELTQEQRDELNKAPFNLDDYKKDLGIKEVKGEDGYTTLERVGIRPTLDVNGIWGGYIGEGAKTVLPSKAYAKISTRLVPDQDNKEITELIKNHLESIAPDYVKVKVTPHHGGNPAVTSTEGAGYQAAAKAIEKAWGKAPIPTRDGGSIPIVALFSDQLQVDSVLLGMGLDEDAIHSPNESYGIFNYYKGIETITWFHQYFAQK, encoded by the coding sequence ATGGAAAGTATAAAATACATAGAAGAAAACAAGCAAAGGTTTTTGGATGAGCTGTTTGAGTTGCTGCGCATACCGTCGGTGAGTGCGGACTCTAAGTTCAAAGGTGATGTGAGAAAAGCAGCGGAATTCCTGAAAGCCAATTTTGAAAAAATAGGAGCAGACAATGTTGAAATCTGTGAGACGGCGGGACATCCTATTGTATATGCCGAGAAAATCATCGATCCATCTAAGCCTACCATTTTGGTGTATGGGCACTACGATGTGCAGCCTGCTGATCCTTACGAACTGTGGGATTCGCCTCCATTCGAGCCAGTGCTGAAGGATGAGCGCATCTATGCCCGTGGTGCTTGTGATGATAAAGGTCAGATGTATATGCATGTCAAGGCTTTTGAGGCGATGGTAGCCTGCGACGAATTGCCTTGCAATGTCAAGTTTATGATCGAAGGGGAAGAAGAAGTAGGGTCTGACAATCTTGGCGTTTTCGTTGCGGAAAATAGAGAGAAATTGAAGTCTGATGTGATCGTGATCTCCGATACAAGTATCATCAGCAATGAGCACCCTTCTATCACAGTAGGACTGAAAGGACTGAGTTACCTGCAAGTAGAAGTAACAGGTCCGAATCGCGATTTGCACTCTGGTGTATACGGCGGGGGCGTTGCGAATCCGATCAATACACTTTGTGATATGATTGCCTCGTTGATGGATGACAAGGGTAGAATTACGATTCCTGGATTCTATGACAAGGTGGTAGAGCTGACGCAGGAGCAAAGAGACGAACTGAACAAGGCACCTTTTAATCTGGATGATTACAAAAAAGATCTTGGTATCAAAGAGGTGAAAGGCGAAGATGGATACACGACACTCGAGAGAGTGGGTATTCGCCCAACGTTGGATGTCAACGGCATCTGGGGTGGATACATTGGCGAAGGAGCTAAGACAGTTTTACCCTCGAAAGCCTATGCTAAAATCTCTACTCGTCTGGTACCCGATCAGGATAATAAAGAGATCACCGAGCTAATCAAAAATCATTTGGAATCGATCGCTCCAGACTATGTCAAAGTGAAAGTGACTCCACATCATGGGGGTAATCCAGCGGTGACATCTACTGAAGGAGCGGGGTATCAAGCTGCTGCCAAGGCAATCGAAAAAGCCTGGGGCAAAGCGCCGATCCCAACCAGAGATGGAGGTAGTATTCCGATTGTGGCTTTGTTTTCTGACCAACTGCAAGTAGACTCTGTGCTGCTAGGTATGGGCTTGGACGAAGATGCGATCCACTCACCAAACGAGAGCTATGGTATTTTCAATTACTACAAGGGAATTGAGACGATTACCTGGTTCCACCAATATTTTGCACAAAAATAA
- a CDS encoding THUMP domain-containing class I SAM-dependent RNA methyltransferase, translating to MRRSKLVINCQPSISPFLKKEVEDLGYKILRAEKNGVTIEGGWQEVIDLNMNLRTASRVLWLIKSFEATNPDRLYEEAKKIPWHKIIPKDGYVSIQSYVKNDFIRDIRFANLKLKDAIVDRMHEENGIRPDSGKERDRTVVYLYWHLNKVWVYIDTSGETIAKHGYRKIPFKAPMIEALASACLLSAGWNDDKGSFVNPMCGSGTLAIEAAMMAAEIPPGYRRKNFGFMHINTYDPQMWEEAVAKVKIKNKIKSKIIATDWNGDAIEAARINAKLAGVDHMIHFEKMPFEQSPIPEGPGMIILNPEYGERLGEEVLLKSVYKDIGDFFKQSCQGKMGYIFTGNSKLAKVIGLRTKSRTEFQNAKIDCRLLEYELYDGSRRDPESRPSPKPKPAPESDTDRPVKKRPRLTRK from the coding sequence ATGCGTCGATCCAAATTAGTCATCAACTGTCAGCCAAGTATTTCACCTTTCTTGAAGAAGGAAGTAGAAGATCTTGGTTATAAAATTCTGCGAGCTGAAAAGAATGGAGTGACCATCGAAGGAGGTTGGCAGGAAGTGATCGATCTCAATATGAATCTGAGGACCGCCTCCCGGGTACTTTGGTTAATTAAATCCTTTGAGGCGACTAATCCAGATCGGCTGTATGAGGAGGCCAAGAAGATTCCCTGGCACAAGATCATTCCTAAGGATGGCTATGTTTCGATTCAGTCTTATGTGAAGAATGACTTTATCCGTGACATCCGATTTGCCAATCTCAAGTTGAAAGATGCGATCGTCGATCGCATGCATGAAGAAAATGGCATAAGACCTGACTCTGGCAAGGAGCGTGACCGCACCGTGGTTTATCTCTATTGGCACCTCAACAAGGTATGGGTCTACATCGATACATCAGGAGAGACGATTGCCAAGCATGGTTATAGAAAGATACCTTTTAAAGCGCCTATGATCGAGGCGCTCGCGAGTGCTTGTCTATTATCTGCCGGCTGGAATGACGACAAAGGTTCTTTTGTCAACCCCATGTGTGGTAGTGGTACTTTGGCGATCGAAGCAGCCATGATGGCGGCAGAAATACCGCCTGGTTACCGTAGGAAGAACTTCGGCTTTATGCACATCAATACCTATGATCCTCAGATGTGGGAAGAAGCAGTAGCGAAGGTCAAAATCAAGAATAAAATCAAATCTAAAATCATCGCTACTGACTGGAATGGTGACGCGATCGAAGCAGCCCGAATCAATGCCAAGCTGGCTGGCGTGGATCATATGATTCATTTTGAGAAGATGCCTTTTGAGCAGAGTCCGATACCAGAGGGGCCGGGTATGATCATACTCAATCCCGAGTACGGCGAACGATTGGGCGAGGAGGTGTTACTTAAATCCGTATATAAGGACATTGGTGATTTCTTCAAGCAGTCCTGTCAGGGCAAAATGGGGTATATCTTCACCGGAAACTCCAAACTGGCCAAAGTGATCGGTCTAAGAACCAAAAGCCGCACCGAGTTTCAGAATGCGAAGATTGATTGTAGACTACTGGAGTACGAGCTATATGATGGCTCTCGAAGAGACCCCGAGTCCAGACCGAGTCCAAAACCTAAACCTGCACCAGAAAGCGATACGGATCGACCAGTTAAGAAACGTCCGAGGTTGACGAGGAAGTGA
- a CDS encoding MerR family transcriptional regulator: MLIGEVVKRTGLSKDTIRFYEKKKLIELYRTDRRSNNYKEYSEEMVQRLLSIKKLKALGFTLNEISEILTMIEENDATCDNIKHRITSKVDLIDQKIRQLKDLKSQLLTGAENCDSTCITPEELNCSIVA, translated from the coding sequence ATGCTAATAGGTGAAGTAGTCAAAAGAACAGGTCTATCAAAGGATACCATCAGATTCTATGAAAAGAAGAAACTGATCGAACTCTACAGAACCGATAGACGAAGCAACAACTACAAGGAATATTCGGAGGAGATGGTTCAGAGACTACTGTCTATAAAAAAGCTGAAGGCGCTCGGGTTTACCCTTAATGAAATCTCAGAGATTCTCACCATGATCGAAGAAAACGATGCTACCTGCGATAACATCAAGCACAGAATAACATCCAAAGTGGACCTGATAGATCAAAAAATAAGGCAATTAAAAGATCTCAAAAGTCAGCTTCTGACTGGAGCGGAAAATTGTGATAGCACCTGTATTACCCCCGAAGAGCTAAACTGCTCCATAGTAGCTTAG
- a CDS encoding YnfA family protein: protein MLKTVLLFVVASIFEVSGCYLIWQFVRSDKGLLYGLLGAFLLVGYGWLASQHTVGFSKVFVVYGVVFMLTSMGWAMMFEGYELEKSDWLGGVIILIGAVVIYVSP, encoded by the coding sequence ATGCTTAAAACCGTTTTGTTATTTGTGGTAGCGTCCATTTTTGAAGTAAGTGGATGCTACCTGATTTGGCAGTTCGTCCGATCGGACAAAGGTCTTTTGTATGGTCTTTTGGGAGCCTTCCTATTGGTGGGATACGGATGGCTAGCCAGTCAACATACAGTCGGTTTTTCGAAAGTCTTTGTCGTGTATGGTGTGGTATTTATGTTGACCTCCATGGGATGGGCCATGATGTTCGAAGGGTATGAGCTCGAAAAATCAGATTGGCTAGGAGGAGTGATTATTCTAATCGGTGCGGTGGTGATTTATGTGTCTCCCTAG